One region of Dysidea avara chromosome 1, odDysAvar1.4, whole genome shotgun sequence genomic DNA includes:
- the LOC136251826 gene encoding succinate dehydrogenase cytochrome b560 subunit, mitochondrial-like, which produces MALSRLFIQHQFPRILVVGVRITHSDAANKDFFTKNKELNRPMSPHLTIYQPQLTWTMSIVHRMTGVFLTTEVSAISLTYLMCGQDFTSLVNILQGSVHPAIIGLNKFILAYTFSYHTFNGIRHLAWDTGRGFQLSTLYRSGYVVLVLSLLSALGLAFYKP; this is translated from the exons GTTGTTCATACAACACCAGTTTCCTAGGATATTAGTTGTTGGTGTTCGGATCAC TCATAGTGATGCAGCTAACAAAGACTTCTTCACTAAAAACAAAGAGTTAAATCGACCGATGTCCCCTCATTTAACAATATATCA ACCCCAGTTGACATGGACAATGTCAATAGTTCATCGAATGACTGGGGTGTTTCTAACTACAG aggtGTCAGCGATATCTCTGACTTATCTAATGTGTGGACAAGACTTCACTTCTCTAGTCAACATCTTACAAGGATCAGTACACCCTGCAATTATCGGGTTAAACAAGTTCATCCTGGCCTACACATTCTCTTATCATACCTTTAATGGTATAAGACATCTG GCATGGGATACTGGCAGAGGATTCCAATTATCCACGTTATACAGAAGTGGATATGTTGTGTTGGTGTTGTCTCTTTTATCTGCTCTAGGACTGGCCTTCTATAAACCATAA
- the LOC136251804 gene encoding centrosomal protein of 120 kDa-like, with the protein MSQPVMEQTLLLVVGIAEGRNFPSRHGYQLILETRFQGEVLQSDPVDHVSQPLVNTELAWSLNKKSLHQHRLQRTPIKLQLYAVSGSHGDRTSIGYIMLDLRMATPKGHSQWYGLLNCQYPQQRPQLYVTMTTEQDHVNSQDTVVTAGKELPGATTMTLELDEEQGYYTLGHVTMDTSVYVLSVTITSASRLSQLSDGYHSDLISEDKQPAYYFYYSLLGNDITNGAFYSLACPSFRPERASIRIKSDRPTLNTFIAGLADLKVHLYAGKILLAVAKIPVNPLSTVTTVTAEYPLETQQKYVAMETCPVVAVTLVLDTDFSNQVIVANQNQEQSPLMSPLATALDKHDTSSSSSSVGTGHSNSIGSHDNSVQYARRSLVEQFSQVTMETGNQSLDESSDHLTTPPPTSSNQIQVSSGAPISSTSIFLTNQIPPSVTTNQIPSITTNQNSSSAITANQIPVTANQILSSITTNHIPSFDSTNQDAHHYCVAIDIRSLRLLLDHVNNSMISGRYWYQFFGTPQPVLLPPINATPFVECPFERSLCAFDFGTTREVLLTQLSNVPLIVELVQNAAVMGGAEVMMSSVLNQPIEMVGAEGSVSRQCVDMRSGVTSSHDNKLIGELHIVISLEDHGHIQSHDPLVASHDPIIKSHNPTVPQPVLRDDPEYRVAMELEVWRAEQEDLFIKQLQQREADHMRLLAEEWRQREKQRDHVIQTKVASYHKLQEQLQQSLDHVIQQRQHLEAWQQELQKLEKSLQEERRNLTSQLEDVSNKLEQEYEHKMRMEQLHSQELQSQVTKLTNQLSDAERLLANRTAELQTHLQTTGIMTVGGGDAKLQAQVNTLLLEKSQLEHKLSSANKSRHHYKEQWSHALRELAHMRQQEASASRQRLRQQEQELDHMRQQLLSHSHQQLLRDDVEQLKSETERLQQNVVTKATSSSPGQRPLITQTTTGDDIARWIEERDILLQTGLYSSDDATITRLDHQIRTAMAVKHNHPVT; encoded by the exons ATGTCGCAGCCTGTGATGGAACAGACCTTGTTATTGGTGGTCGGTATTGCTGAAG GACGTAACTTCCCTAGTCGTCATGGTTACCAGTTGATTTTAGAGACACGTTTCCAAGGTGAAGTTTTACAATCAGACCCAGTAGATCATGTGAGCCAACCTTTGGTCAATACGGAGCTAGCTTGGTCATTAAACAAGAAATCCCTTCACCAACACAGATTACAACGAACTCCCATCAAGTTACAG CTCTATGCTGTTAGTGGTAGTCATGGTGACAGAACTTCTATTGGTTATATCATGCTAGACCTGCGAATGGCCACACCCAAGGGACACAGCCAATG GTATGGACTGTTGAACTGTCAGTATCCACAGCAACGACCACAACTCTatgttaccatgacaactgaACAGGATCATGTGAACAGTCAGGATACAGTAG TGACTGCTGGAAAAGAGTTGCCAGGGGCAACAACGATGACCCTAGAACTTGATGAAGAACAAGGATATTACACCTTAGGGCATGTTACCATGGATACATCAGTTTATGTGTTATCAGTAACAATCACGTCAGCTAGTAGATTATCTCAG TTATCTGATGGTTACCACAGTGATTTGATATCAGAAGACAAACAACCAGCATATTATTTCTACTACTCATTACTAGGCAATGACATCACTAATGGAGCATTCTACAGTTTGGCTTGTCCAAGTTTCCGCCCAGAGAGAGCATCAATTAGAATAAAGAGTGACCGACCAACTCTGAACACCTTCATAGCTGGATTAGCTGATCTGAAA GTGCATTTGTATGCTGGTAAAATCTTATTGGCTGTTGCTAAGATACCTGTCAACCCCTTGTCAACTGTTACCACAGTAACAGCTGAGTACCCACTGGAGACCCAGCAGAAATATGTTGCTATGGAAACATGTCCAGTTGTTGCAGTAACACTAGTCTTGGACACAGATTTTAGTAACCAAGTGATTGTAGCCAATCAAAATCAAGAACAATCACCTTTAATGTCACCATTGGCAACAGCACTCGATAAACATGACACttctagtagtagtagtagtgtaggTACTGGTCATAGCAACAGTATTGGTAGTCATGACAACAGTGTGCAGTATGCTAGACGTAGTCTAGTGGAACAGTTCAGCCAAGTTACCATGGAAACTGGAAACCAATCATTGGATGAGTCTAGTGACCACCTTACAACTCCGCCCCCAACTTCATCCAATCAAATTCAAGTGTCATCTGGAGCTCCTATTTCTAGTACATCAATTTTTTTAACCAATCAAATCCCACCATCAGTTACAACCAATCAAATTCCATCAATTACAACCAATCAAAATTCATCATCAGCAATTACTGCCAATCAAATCCCAGTTACAGCAAATCAAATCCTATCATCTATTACAACCAATCATATTCCATCATTTGATTCAACCAATCAGGATGCTCATCATTATTGTGTTGCTATTGATATACGGTCGCTACGGTTACTATTGGATCATGTTAACAACAGTATGATCAGTGGTCGCTATTGGTACCAGTTCTTTGGCACACCACAACCTGTATTGTTACCTCCAATTAATGCCACCCCCTTTGTGGAGTGTCCATTTGAGCGTTCATTGTGTGCATTTGATTTTGGCACCACCAGAGAGGTATTATTGACACAGTTGAGTAACGTCCCTTTGATAGTGGAGCTGGTGCAGAATGCAGCTGTGATGGGAGGGGCTgaagtgatgatgtcatcagTTTTGAATCAGCCAATAGAAATGGTTGGTGCTGAGGGTAGTGTTAGTCGTCAGTGTGTTGACATGAGAAGTGGAGTAACATCATc TCATGACAACAAGCTGATTGGTGAACTGCACATTGTGATCTCACTAGAGGATCATGGCCATATCCAGTCACATGATCCTCTTGTAGCATCACACGATCCCATAATCAAATCACACAATCCTACAGTACCACAGCCAG TGTTAAGAGATGATCCAGAGTATCGTGTTGCCATGGAACTGGAGGTGTGGCGTGCTGAACAGGAAGATCTATTCATCAAACAG ttacaGCAACGAGAGGCAGATCACATGAGACTACTAGCCGAGGAGTGGAGACAGAGAGAGAAACAaagggatcatgtgatccagacaAAGGTTGCTTCCTACCACAAGTTACAAGAACAGTTACAACAAtcactggatcatgtgatccagcaaCGACAACACCTGGAGGCATGGCAACAAGAA TTACAGAAATTAGAGAAGTCTCTTCAAGAAGAGCGACGTAATTTGACATCACAACTTGAAGATGTTTCTAATAAATTGGAGCAGGAGTATGAGCATAAAATGAGAATGGAACA GCTACACTCACAAGAGTTACAATCTCAAGTTACTAAACTGACCAATCAGTTATCAGATGCTGAGCGACTTCTAGCCAATAGGACAGCAGAGCTACAGACACACCTTCAAACGACTGGTATCATGACGGTGGGGGGTGGTGATGCCAAATTACAAGCACAAGTAAACACGTTGCTATTGGAGAAG TCCCAATTAGAACACAAGTTATCATCAGCTAATAAGTCACGACACCATTATAAGGAGCAGTGGAGTCATGCCCTCAGGGAACTAGCTCACATGCGGCAACAGGAGGCATCAGCCTCAAGGCAGAGATTACGTCAACAGGAACAAGAGTTGGATCACATGAGACAACAACTATTGAGTCACTCCCACCAGCAG CTACTACGTGATGATGTGGAACAGTTAAAGAGTGAAACTGAGAG ACTACAACAGAACGTGGTTACCAAGGCAACATCATCATCACCAGGGCAACGACCATTAATCACCCAAACAACTACAGGAGATGATATAGCAAGGTGGATAGAAGAAAGAGACATCTTATTACAAACTGGATTATACTCTAGTGATGATGCTACCATTACTAGACTGGATCACCAGATCCGTACAGCTATGGCTGTTAAACACAACCACCCTGTAACATAG
- the LOC136251811 gene encoding succinate dehydrogenase [ubiquinone] cytochrome b small subunit A, mitochondrial-like isoform X2: MALLAACRGSRLAIPVLCSVRLPPTALSSIPSRVVSSLPQTTGDCRVSLWHPYDHRHYASGSHSDSRHWSMERYVSASFLVLLPAAILAPSNPIVDYSLAVVLPLHGHWGIQQAIMDYVHGNAMNKFCNALLLAVSMGTFLGLIYLNYNDVGVSAAVAKLWSL; the protein is encoded by the exons ATGGCGTTGTTAGCTGCGTGTCGAGGTTCCAGGCTGGCTATACCGG tgttgtgtagtgttCGTCTGCCCCCAACTGCTCTATCATCCATTCCATCACGTGTTGTGTCATCGTTACCACAGACTACTGGAGACTGTCGTGTGTCACTATGGCATCCATATGATCACCGTCACTATG CTAGTGGTAGTCATAGCGACAGTCGTCACTGGAGTATGGAACGTTACGTTAGTGCGTCATTCCTTGTTCTGTTGCCAGCGGCAATATTAGCTCCGTCCAATCCAATTGTAGATTACAGTCTAGCAGTTGTGTTACCACTACATGGTCACTG GGGCATACAACAAGCCATCATGGATTATGTTCATGGTAATGCCATGAACAAGTTCTGTAATGCTCTACTATTAGCTGTCTCCATGGGAACTTTCCTGGGGCTAATCTACTTGAACTATAATGATGTGGGTGTGTCTGCAGCTGTTGCTAAGCTGTGGTCACTATGA
- the LOC136251811 gene encoding succinate dehydrogenase [ubiquinone] cytochrome b small subunit A, mitochondrial-like isoform X1, with protein sequence MALLAACRGSRLAIPVLCSVRLPPTALSSIPSRVVSSLPQTTGDCRVSLWHPYDHRHYGHRFYASGSHSDSRHWSMERYVSASFLVLLPAAILAPSNPIVDYSLAVVLPLHGHWGIQQAIMDYVHGNAMNKFCNALLLAVSMGTFLGLIYLNYNDVGVSAAVAKLWSL encoded by the exons ATGGCGTTGTTAGCTGCGTGTCGAGGTTCCAGGCTGGCTATACCGG tgttgtgtagtgttCGTCTGCCCCCAACTGCTCTATCATCCATTCCATCACGTGTTGTGTCATCGTTACCACAGACTACTGGAGACTGTCGTGTGTCACTATGGCATCCATATGATCACCGTCACTATGGTCACCGTTTCTATG CTAGTGGTAGTCATAGCGACAGTCGTCACTGGAGTATGGAACGTTACGTTAGTGCGTCATTCCTTGTTCTGTTGCCAGCGGCAATATTAGCTCCGTCCAATCCAATTGTAGATTACAGTCTAGCAGTTGTGTTACCACTACATGGTCACTG GGGCATACAACAAGCCATCATGGATTATGTTCATGGTAATGCCATGAACAAGTTCTGTAATGCTCTACTATTAGCTGTCTCCATGGGAACTTTCCTGGGGCTAATCTACTTGAACTATAATGATGTGGGTGTGTCTGCAGCTGTTGCTAAGCTGTGGTCACTATGA